In Actinomyces sp. zg-332, the following proteins share a genomic window:
- a CDS encoding NADPH-dependent FMN reductase: MSKNILFVNGSLRKESFNQKAIDFIKNELEVLGYSTKQVDISQLPFINQDIEFPAPEPVTQIRQELKNSDGLWIVTPEYNHSLPSVLKNFLDWISRSPEQGKMGAPDFIVNKTTAISGVAGGSAASYSIAQTLDVAKFISLSPIDKTVGIILPGEAFTTGKFELSEENKVALKEQIDEFVKAL; encoded by the coding sequence ATGTCAAAAAATATATTATTTGTAAATGGTTCGCTTCGTAAGGAATCTTTTAATCAAAAAGCAATTGATTTTATAAAAAATGAACTAGAAGTATTGGGTTACAGCACAAAACAGGTAGATATTTCTCAACTACCTTTTATTAACCAAGATATCGAGTTTCCAGCACCTGAACCGGTAACACAAATTAGGCAAGAACTAAAGAATTCTGACGGACTATGGATTGTAACTCCTGAGTATAACCACAGTTTGCCTTCAGTTTTGAAGAATTTCTTAGACTGGATTTCTCGCTCACCCGAACAAGGTAAAATGGGTGCTCCTGATTTTATAGTAAACAAAACAACTGCTATAAGTGGCGTTGCTGGTGGCAGTGCCGCTTCATATAGTATTGCTCAGACACTAGATGTGGCAAAGTTTATAAGTTTGTCTCCTATTGATAAAACTGTTGGAATTATTCTTCCAGGTGAAGCTTTTACAACTGGAAAATTTGAATTAAGTGAAGAAAACAAGGTAGCTCTAAAAGAACAAATTGATGAATTTGTGAAAGCTTTATAG
- the cas2 gene encoding CRISPR-associated endonuclease Cas2, which produces MSYRFMRVLVMFDLPTLTKKDLREYRHFRNYLIKNGFIMLQESIYTKLALNAVTAKAAVEHLKNHKPRKGYVITFTITEKQYNNMEIIIGEKKSEVLDSDERLIIL; this is translated from the coding sequence ATGAGTTATAGATTTATGCGTGTGCTAGTAATGTTTGATTTGCCGACTCTTACTAAAAAAGACTTACGTGAGTATAGGCATTTTAGAAACTACTTAATAAAAAATGGGTTCATTATGTTACAAGAATCTATATATACAAAGTTAGCTTTAAATGCTGTTACCGCTAAAGCCGCAGTTGAACATTTAAAGAACCATAAGCCTAGAAAAGGTTACGTTATAACTTTTACTATAACTGAAAAGCAGTATAACAATATGGAAATCATCATAGGTGAAAAGAAAAGTGAAGTCCTAGATAGTGATGAAAGGCTGATTATATTATGA
- the cas1 gene encoding type II CRISPR-associated endonuclease Cas1 → MSWRIVKVAKRAKLDLKLNYLVIRAETITKIHLSEISVLIIENTAIALTAALLVELTKNNIKVIFCDEKRNPCFENIAYYGSHDTSLKIKEQIAWEKISKEKVWTKIVENKILQQQKVLQAHCKEEHLLLAEYIDNLEHNDITNREGHAAKVYFNALFGKNFSRQNTDVTNAALNYGYAILLSAFNREVVSHGYLTQLGIFHDNRFNMFNFGSDIMEPFRPLVDNYVYNMELHEFTTKEKAKLTNILNHEVKINNRKEYVNNAIGIYTNSVITALNKCDPSLIKFYENEL, encoded by the coding sequence ATGAGCTGGAGAATAGTAAAAGTTGCTAAAAGGGCAAAGCTAGATTTAAAGCTAAATTACTTAGTTATTAGGGCTGAGACTATCACTAAAATTCATCTTAGTGAAATATCTGTGCTAATCATTGAAAATACAGCTATTGCCCTTACAGCAGCTTTACTTGTGGAATTGACTAAAAACAACATAAAAGTGATATTTTGTGATGAAAAACGAAACCCTTGTTTTGAAAATATTGCTTACTACGGTTCGCATGACACTTCTTTGAAAATAAAAGAACAAATTGCTTGGGAGAAAATAAGTAAAGAAAAAGTCTGGACAAAAATAGTTGAGAATAAAATACTTCAACAACAAAAAGTACTACAGGCACACTGTAAAGAAGAACATTTGCTTTTAGCTGAATATATAGACAATCTTGAACACAATGACATAACTAATAGAGAAGGTCATGCTGCGAAAGTGTATTTTAACGCTTTATTCGGTAAAAACTTTAGTCGACAAAATACAGATGTAACCAACGCCGCTTTAAACTATGGTTACGCAATACTCCTCTCAGCTTTCAATAGAGAAGTAGTCTCGCATGGTTATTTAACTCAACTAGGAATATTCCATGACAACCGTTTCAACATGTTTAATTTTGGAAGCGATATAATGGAGCCATTTAGGCCTTTGGTTGATAACTACGTCTATAACATGGAATTACATGAATTTACAACTAAAGAAAAAGCAAAATTAACTAATATTTTAAACCATGAAGTAAAAATAAATAATCGCAAAGAATACGTTAATAACGCCATAGGTATATACACAAATAGCGTTATTACTGCTTTGAATAAATGTGATCCGTCCCTAATAAAGTTCTACGAAAATGAGTTATAG
- the tgt gene encoding tRNA guanosine(34) transglycosylase Tgt, which yields MKNTGFTLHKRLETERGLGRIGTIHTPHGDIQTPAFIPVGTKATVKAVLPETVKELGAQAVLANAYHLYLEPGSDLVDEAGGLGKFMNWGGPTYTDSGGFQVLSLGAGYKKVLTEEFSSDGVVTKQQANRAVRLARKTIDEDGVTFTNYIDGSKHRFTSEVSMRIQHELGADIIFGFDELTSLIHPYWYQVESLERTRLWAQRCLKAHKQLTQERKDKPYQQLFGVIQGAQHEDLRRKAARDLGEMEIDGQMFDGFGIGGALQKERLGEIVGWVTEELPENKARHLLGISEPDDFFAAVEAGADTFDCVSPSRVARNGAFYTPKGRLNVKRSRFRRDFSPLDENCKCYTCTHYTKAYISHLFRAKEMLASTLMTIHNEFFIVGLVDSIRNSMNDGSYMDLKEEVLGNYYS from the coding sequence ATGAAAAATACAGGGTTCACCTTACACAAGCGTTTAGAAACTGAAAGAGGACTAGGGCGCATTGGAACAATACATACTCCACACGGTGATATACAAACCCCAGCTTTCATACCGGTTGGTACGAAAGCAACAGTTAAAGCAGTTTTGCCTGAAACAGTTAAAGAACTAGGGGCACAAGCAGTCCTAGCAAATGCTTATCATCTTTATCTTGAACCGGGCTCTGATTTAGTGGACGAAGCTGGTGGGTTAGGTAAATTTATGAACTGGGGTGGCCCAACTTATACAGATTCTGGTGGTTTTCAGGTTTTGAGTTTGGGAGCAGGGTATAAGAAAGTTTTGACTGAAGAATTTTCTTCTGACGGTGTAGTGACTAAGCAACAAGCTAACCGTGCAGTTAGGCTTGCTCGTAAGACTATTGACGAAGATGGTGTTACGTTTACAAACTATATTGATGGATCAAAACATAGGTTTACTTCAGAAGTATCTATGAGGATTCAGCATGAGCTAGGTGCTGACATTATTTTTGGATTTGACGAACTTACAAGTTTAATACACCCGTATTGGTATCAAGTAGAAAGCTTAGAAAGAACACGTTTATGGGCACAAAGATGTTTGAAAGCACATAAACAACTAACACAAGAACGCAAAGATAAGCCGTATCAACAGTTATTTGGAGTTATCCAAGGAGCTCAGCACGAAGATTTACGTCGAAAAGCTGCAAGAGATTTGGGTGAAATGGAAATAGATGGCCAAATGTTTGATGGATTTGGCATAGGGGGAGCTTTACAAAAGGAAAGATTAGGTGAAATTGTTGGTTGGGTTACTGAGGAATTGCCTGAGAATAAGGCTCGCCATTTGCTAGGAATTAGCGAACCCGATGATTTCTTTGCAGCAGTTGAAGCGGGAGCCGATACTTTTGACTGTGTTTCACCATCACGTGTTGCTCGTAACGGTGCTTTTTATACTCCTAAGGGACGTTTAAATGTTAAGCGTTCTCGTTTTCGTAGGGATTTTTCTCCTCTGGACGAAAACTGTAAATGCTATACATGTACGCACTACACTAAAGCATATATTTCTCACCTATTTAGAGCAAAAGAAATGTTAGCTTCGACTTTAATGACTATCCACAACGAATTCTTCATTGTTGGGCTAGTCGATTCAATTAGAAACTCCATGAATGATGGTTCATATATGGATCTAAAAGAAGAAGTCTTGGGGAACTACTACTCGTAA
- a CDS encoding class II fumarate hydratase, with the protein MEYRIEHDTMGEVKVPKNALYSAQTQRAVENFPISGITLTRHHIGALGQIKRAAAIANSELKVIDEKIAQAIVQASQKVINGECDSHFPIDVFQTGSGTSSNMNANEVIANLATQILGEKVHPNDHVNASQSSNDVFPSSIHIAAVDAINTILLPNLNILLESLNKKSKEWEKVVKSGRTHLMDATPITLGQEFSGYASQISKGIDRVKQSLPDLLELPLGGTAVGTGINTPKGFSARVIELITENMQLPFKEADNHFEAQAAQDSVVQVSGALRTIAVSLVKIANDLRWMGSGPRTGIGEIALPDLQPGSSIMPGKVNPVIPEATIMVSAQVIGNDATIAFAGAQGNFDLLVMLPVMAKNLLESITLIGNVSKVLAQKCVDGTTANVQRCKMLAESSPSIVTPLNRYIGYENAAKIAKYSVKENLTIREATLELGYVDRGEISIEDLDKALDVSSMTKPKD; encoded by the coding sequence ATGGAATACAGAATTGAACATGACACAATGGGAGAAGTAAAAGTCCCAAAAAATGCTTTATACTCAGCACAAACCCAAAGAGCTGTAGAGAATTTTCCAATATCTGGTATAACACTTACTCGTCACCATATAGGTGCTTTAGGTCAAATAAAAAGGGCAGCAGCAATTGCTAACTCAGAACTCAAAGTTATAGATGAAAAAATAGCTCAAGCAATTGTTCAAGCAAGTCAAAAAGTGATAAACGGAGAATGTGATAGCCATTTCCCAATTGATGTATTTCAAACTGGTTCGGGTACTTCTTCTAATATGAATGCTAATGAAGTTATTGCTAATTTAGCGACACAAATACTAGGTGAGAAAGTACATCCGAATGACCATGTTAACGCCTCTCAATCCTCAAACGATGTTTTCCCATCATCAATACATATAGCTGCAGTAGATGCTATTAATACTATCTTACTTCCGAATCTGAATATTTTACTCGAATCTTTGAATAAAAAATCTAAAGAGTGGGAAAAAGTAGTCAAATCTGGTCGTACACACCTAATGGATGCGACACCTATCACCTTAGGTCAGGAATTCTCAGGGTATGCATCTCAAATTAGCAAAGGGATAGATAGGGTAAAGCAGTCGTTACCAGACTTACTTGAATTACCTTTAGGTGGCACTGCTGTAGGTACAGGAATAAACACTCCTAAAGGTTTTTCAGCAAGGGTTATAGAGCTAATTACTGAAAATATGCAGTTACCATTCAAAGAAGCTGATAATCACTTTGAAGCACAAGCTGCTCAGGATAGCGTAGTTCAGGTCTCTGGTGCGTTGCGTACGATTGCTGTCTCACTAGTAAAGATTGCTAATGACTTACGCTGGATGGGCTCAGGACCACGCACTGGTATAGGTGAGATAGCCTTGCCAGATTTACAGCCCGGATCATCAATTATGCCTGGAAAAGTAAATCCAGTCATACCTGAAGCTACTATTATGGTTAGCGCTCAAGTTATAGGTAATGATGCGACTATAGCTTTTGCTGGAGCTCAAGGAAACTTTGACTTGCTAGTAATGTTGCCGGTTATGGCTAAGAATTTGCTCGAGTCTATTACTCTTATTGGTAATGTTTCAAAAGTTTTGGCTCAAAAGTGTGTAGATGGAACTACAGCTAATGTTCAAAGGTGCAAGATGTTAGCAGAGTCTTCGCCTTCAATAGTAACTCCTTTGAATCGTTACATTGGATATGAAAATGCAGCTAAAATCGCGAAATATTCTGTGAAAGAAAACCTAACAATTAGAGAAGCTACTTTAGAGTTAGGCTATGTTGATAGGGGAGAAATTAGTATAGAAGATTTGGATAAAGCTTTAGATGTATCTTCCATGACAAAGCCAAAAGACTAG
- the tsf gene encoding translation elongation factor Ts: MANFTTADIKALREQTGAGMMDVKKALDEADGNVEKALEIIRVKGLKGIAKREGRAATAGLILVSIIDEEAGQAGVMIELNSETDFVAKNEKFIEFANKVMQAGLDVKATTLEELLAAPVSEGTVQDLVDSIAAVIGEKIVVRRIVRLTGERVTSYLHYTSKDLPPQVGVLVASDANAESVAHDVAMHIAAYSPEYLRREDVPAEIVEKERATLEETTRAEGKPEAAIAKIVEGRMAGFYKESVLLDQPYAKDPKVSVGQVVSEANGSLESFARFRVGA; this comes from the coding sequence ATGGCTAATTTTACAACAGCCGACATTAAAGCTTTGCGCGAACAAACAGGCGCAGGCATGATGGACGTTAAAAAAGCTCTAGATGAAGCTGATGGTAACGTTGAAAAAGCTTTGGAAATCATTCGTGTTAAGGGCCTAAAAGGTATTGCTAAGCGTGAAGGTCGTGCAGCAACAGCAGGTCTAATTCTAGTTTCTATTATTGACGAAGAAGCTGGACAAGCTGGCGTAATGATTGAACTAAACTCTGAAACAGACTTCGTTGCAAAGAACGAAAAGTTCATTGAATTTGCTAACAAAGTTATGCAAGCAGGTTTAGATGTAAAAGCAACAACACTTGAAGAACTATTGGCAGCTCCAGTATCCGAAGGCACAGTACAAGATCTAGTTGATTCAATTGCTGCTGTTATCGGTGAAAAGATTGTAGTACGCCGTATTGTTCGTCTAACAGGTGAACGCGTTACTTCATACCTACACTACACATCTAAAGATTTACCTCCACAGGTAGGTGTATTGGTAGCATCAGACGCAAACGCTGAATCAGTAGCTCACGACGTTGCAATGCACATTGCAGCATATTCACCAGAATATTTGCGTCGTGAAGATGTTCCAGCAGAAATCGTTGAAAAAGAACGCGCAACTCTTGAAGAAACAACTCGTGCAGAAGGCAAGCCAGAAGCAGCAATTGCTAAGATTGTTGAAGGCCGTATGGCAGGTTTCTACAAGGAAAGCGTTTTGCTAGATCAGCCATATGCTAAGGATCCAAAAGTATCCGTTGGTCAGGTTGTATCAGAAGCTAATGGTTCACTAGAATCATTTGCACGTTTCCGTGTAGGTGCATAA
- a CDS encoding amino acid permease, with product MAYESSHSTTNEGANLKQERKNTPQGGELKRRLTARHLNMIAIGGAIGTGLFIASGGTISQAGPAGALVAYLAIGLMVFLLMQSLGEMSTWYSTSGAFEEYATRYVSPSFGFAQGWNYWYNWAITIAAELVAAALVMNYWLPDVPSWVWSGGFLAILFLLNALSVRGFGESEFWFASIKVITVIVFLVLGLGMIVGIIGGGTPGFANWTIGQAPFVNGFLGILNIFMIAGFSFQGTEMIGIAAGETENPEVNVPRATRAVFFRILIFYVGAIFVIGMILPYTDSHLLASEVSDIAVSPFTLVFEKAGILGAASVMNAVILTSILSAGNSGMYVSTRMLYSLALKGSAPRIFAKVNARGVPMAALVLTTIIGAACFLTSLIGDGQAYIWLLNASGLAGFVTWVGIAWSHYKFRKAFIAQGHSVSELPYRAILYPVGPILALLMCIVVIFGQNYEWITGNIQPLSLLSTYIGLIFFLALWAGHKIVTKGKKVSPLEADLSRH from the coding sequence ATGGCGTACGAATCATCACACAGCACTACAAATGAAGGTGCCAATCTAAAGCAAGAACGCAAAAACACACCGCAAGGTGGTGAACTAAAGCGCAGGTTAACAGCACGTCACCTCAATATGATCGCAATCGGTGGTGCTATTGGTACAGGTTTGTTTATCGCTTCTGGTGGTACAATTTCTCAAGCTGGTCCAGCTGGTGCACTTGTAGCCTATCTTGCAATTGGGCTTATGGTTTTCTTGTTAATGCAATCCCTAGGAGAAATGTCTACTTGGTATTCAACCTCTGGAGCATTTGAAGAATACGCCACTAGATACGTTTCACCGTCGTTTGGTTTTGCTCAAGGATGGAATTACTGGTACAACTGGGCTATCACTATTGCTGCTGAATTAGTAGCTGCTGCACTGGTTATGAACTATTGGCTACCTGATGTGCCGTCATGGGTTTGGAGTGGCGGATTCTTAGCTATTCTTTTCTTACTGAATGCATTATCAGTTAGAGGATTTGGTGAGTCGGAATTCTGGTTCGCATCTATCAAAGTAATTACAGTCATCGTATTTCTAGTATTAGGTCTAGGAATGATTGTTGGAATTATTGGTGGGGGAACACCAGGATTTGCTAACTGGACTATTGGTCAAGCCCCGTTCGTAAATGGTTTCTTAGGTATTTTGAATATATTTATGATTGCTGGTTTCTCATTCCAGGGAACAGAAATGATCGGTATCGCTGCTGGTGAGACTGAAAACCCAGAGGTAAATGTTCCACGAGCAACACGAGCAGTATTCTTCCGTATCCTAATTTTCTACGTTGGTGCTATTTTTGTAATTGGTATGATTTTGCCATACACTGACTCGCATTTGCTGGCTTCTGAAGTTTCCGATATTGCTGTTTCACCATTTACTCTTGTTTTTGAAAAAGCTGGTATTTTGGGTGCAGCATCAGTTATGAATGCTGTTATTTTGACTTCGATTCTTTCTGCTGGAAACAGTGGTATGTACGTTTCAACAAGAATGTTGTACTCTCTAGCACTGAAAGGAAGTGCTCCACGTATTTTCGCTAAAGTAAATGCCCGTGGTGTTCCAATGGCTGCTTTAGTGTTAACAACAATTATTGGTGCTGCTTGTTTCTTGACTAGTTTGATTGGTGATGGTCAAGCATACATTTGGCTACTTAACGCTTCTGGTTTAGCAGGATTTGTTACTTGGGTAGGTATAGCTTGGAGCCACTATAAATTCCGTAAAGCTTTTATTGCTCAAGGGCATAGTGTGAGCGAATTACCATACCGTGCTATTTTGTATCCAGTAGGTCCAATTTTAGCTCTGCTAATGTGTATTGTTGTTATCTTTGGGCAAAACTATGAGTGGATAACTGGTAATATTCAGCCGTTGTCATTACTAAGTACATATATCGGCTTGATATTCTTCTTAGCTTTGTGGGCTGGACATAAGATAGTTACAAAAGGTAAAAAAGTTAGTCCATTAGAGGCTGATTTATCACGTCACTAA
- the csn2 gene encoding type II-A CRISPR-associated protein Csn2 encodes MKRLSYIAFDEPIVFEENVVNILILENPIDYRTFIEEISILAEDGESKVFFSNNFEKENFDKNVEIIYNPYDLDFNSKTITAKIQKDLESLVYDEENYIKSGEILSELEKYLQELVEKIDYEIEFESVNISSVLKAMKPKISIEDMTYLEKVCTYMELINKIFTKSIFIFFNLKTMVSDEELLELYKYCNYNKFSLLVCENTCKEKLEFERITLIDKDMCQIS; translated from the coding sequence ATGAAAAGACTTTCTTATATAGCTTTTGATGAGCCTATTGTATTTGAAGAAAATGTTGTAAATATACTAATATTAGAAAATCCAATAGATTATAGAACATTTATTGAAGAAATCAGTATTTTAGCTGAAGATGGTGAAAGTAAAGTATTTTTCTCAAATAATTTCGAAAAGGAAAACTTTGATAAGAATGTCGAGATAATTTATAACCCATACGATTTAGATTTTAATAGCAAAACCATTACAGCCAAAATACAAAAAGATCTAGAAAGCTTAGTTTACGATGAGGAAAACTATATTAAAAGTGGTGAAATTCTAAGTGAACTAGAAAAGTATTTGCAAGAGTTAGTTGAAAAAATTGACTATGAAATAGAATTCGAAAGTGTAAATATTTCATCAGTGTTAAAAGCTATGAAACCCAAAATAAGTATTGAGGATATGACGTATTTAGAAAAAGTATGTACATATATGGAGTTGATAAATAAAATTTTCACTAAGAGTATTTTCATTTTCTTTAATCTAAAGACTATGGTTAGTGATGAAGAACTATTAGAACTATATAAGTATTGTAATTATAATAAGTTTTCTTTACTTGTCTGTGAAAATACTTGTAAAGAAAAACTAGAGTTTGAAAGAATAACTTTAATAGACAAAGATATGTGTCAAATTTCCTAG
- a CDS encoding queuosine precursor transporter, which yields MLQNNIDPQCKEKVTNEQAYRGAKYYDLIAVAFVSLLIVSNIVATKLIGLDFGVINLIFDGGAICFPFTYILGDVLSEVYGFKASKRVIVTGFIVSVVASTIFYIVQLSPVGPGYENQAAYEAVLGFVPRIVLASLTGYFVGQILNSIVLVKIKARFGEEKLWVRLVFSTLVGEAADTIIFCTIAFYGVITGAEFLNYCITGYVYKCLLEIVMLPLTYKVISWVKKHEIDYYTLGKN from the coding sequence ATGCTTCAAAATAATATTGACCCCCAATGCAAAGAAAAAGTAACGAATGAACAAGCATATAGGGGAGCAAAATATTACGATTTAATTGCAGTTGCCTTTGTTAGCTTGCTGATAGTTTCAAATATTGTAGCGACAAAATTAATCGGTTTAGATTTCGGAGTAATTAATTTAATTTTTGATGGTGGGGCAATTTGTTTCCCATTCACTTATATTCTTGGAGATGTACTTAGTGAAGTATATGGTTTTAAGGCGTCAAAGAGAGTTATAGTAACAGGTTTTATAGTATCAGTCGTAGCTTCTACGATTTTTTATATAGTTCAATTGTCACCAGTAGGTCCAGGGTACGAAAATCAAGCTGCGTATGAGGCTGTACTAGGATTTGTGCCTAGAATTGTTTTAGCTTCATTAACTGGATACTTTGTAGGACAAATTTTGAACTCAATAGTTTTAGTTAAAATAAAAGCAAGATTTGGCGAAGAAAAACTATGGGTACGCCTTGTTTTCTCAACTTTAGTCGGTGAAGCTGCTGATACAATCATATTCTGTACAATAGCATTTTACGGAGTAATAACTGGAGCTGAGTTCTTGAACTACTGTATTACAGGTTATGTTTATAAATGTTTGCTAGAAATAGTAATGTTGCCACTAACTTATAAGGTAATTTCTTGGGTTAAAAAGCATGAAATTGACTATTATACTTTAGGTAAAAACTAG